The following proteins come from a genomic window of Pirellula staleyi DSM 6068:
- a CDS encoding HTTM domain-containing protein — protein sequence MNLVLQATIDWFQDLAKAWDRFWFTPSKPHTLAMMRVLGGGMLFYTHLVWTLNLESFLGKSAWISRRASVLLNKGFDGEVYAFSHLWYIDSAPLLWTMHLLALVVFAMLVVGYQTRIASILACLFTLSYCHRLNGALFGLDQVNAMIALYLMLGRSGDAFSVDRWLAIRRGNVEEPTPRASTNIAVRLIQVQMCVIYLFGGIGKMRGETWWDGSAVWFSFASLEYQSLDMTWMVRWPWIISILTHLTVFWETFYCFLVWPRFTRPLCLAMAVAVHGGIALCLGMPTFGIAMIIGNMAFLSPDLVKQAVAALTRRFGSKKTAATPGTIHASSSITSNPLPSGVMAATK from the coding sequence GTGAATCTCGTCCTCCAAGCCACGATTGATTGGTTTCAGGATCTTGCGAAAGCCTGGGATCGGTTCTGGTTCACACCATCCAAACCACACACGCTGGCCATGATGCGTGTGCTGGGTGGTGGCATGCTGTTCTACACGCACCTGGTTTGGACGCTCAACCTCGAGAGTTTCCTGGGCAAGAGCGCGTGGATCAGCCGCCGCGCATCGGTGCTACTGAACAAGGGCTTCGATGGCGAGGTCTACGCTTTCAGCCATCTTTGGTACATCGACTCTGCTCCCCTGCTCTGGACCATGCACCTGCTGGCCCTCGTGGTTTTTGCCATGCTGGTGGTTGGCTACCAGACACGCATCGCTTCGATTCTTGCGTGCCTCTTCACCCTTTCCTATTGCCATCGACTTAACGGAGCTCTCTTCGGCCTCGATCAAGTGAATGCGATGATCGCGCTCTACCTGATGCTGGGCCGCTCGGGGGATGCTTTTTCGGTAGATCGCTGGCTCGCTATTCGGCGGGGGAATGTCGAAGAGCCGACTCCCCGCGCTAGCACCAACATTGCCGTGCGGCTGATCCAAGTGCAGATGTGCGTGATCTATCTGTTTGGCGGCATCGGCAAAATGCGTGGCGAAACGTGGTGGGATGGTTCGGCCGTTTGGTTTTCGTTTGCCAGCCTCGAATATCAGTCGCTCGATATGACCTGGATGGTGCGTTGGCCTTGGATCATCTCGATCCTGACCCACCTGACGGTGTTTTGGGAAACGTTCTACTGCTTCCTGGTTTGGCCCCGTTTCACCCGCCCCCTATGCCTGGCGATGGCGGTTGCCGTTCATGGCGGCATTGCTTTGTGCCTCGGGATGCCCACGTTCGGCATTGCCATGATCATTGGCAACATGGCGTTTCTCAGCCCCGATTTGGTGAAGCAAGCCGTTGCAGCTTTGACGCGCCGATTCGGTTCGAAGAAAACAGCTGCGACACCTGGAACCATTCACGCGAGCTCGAGCATCACCAGCAATCCACTTCCCAGTGGCGTGATGGCTGCCACCAAGTAG
- a CDS encoding TIGR03000 domain-containing protein, translating into MSTNVFRKLAAGGLVALALLTAGAGEALAGWRWHGSSGGSSGGSSGGSSGSWGSSGGSSGSYSMSSGGSSGGSSGGHTWGSSGGSSGGSSGLFKHHWKKKWHGSSGSSGGSSGGSSGSWGSSGGSSGGSSGGSSGGSGGTYYYAPMESEVPMTVPTDPSTTPMNPGVAPMTPMAPAPGLDTSNRRADGLLMVDVPADAKIYVNGQSTSSTGENRQYVSRNLSTGYSYTYEVKAELVRDGKTLEVVKTVDLRAGETANVAFDFESAKSVETSLTLHVPADAKVYLAGRETKAQGETRVFRTTGLSGDNAWKDYTVRVEWNRGGQTFSKEEKVSLRGGETKELTFDFEGDKVAARN; encoded by the coding sequence ATGAGCACGAATGTTTTTCGAAAATTGGCTGCCGGTGGCTTGGTTGCTCTGGCTCTGCTGACCGCAGGCGCTGGCGAAGCCCTGGCCGGTTGGCGCTGGCACGGTAGCAGCGGTGGATCGTCGGGCGGTTCGAGCGGTGGCAGCAGCGGAAGCTGGGGCAGCTCGGGTGGCTCGAGCGGTTCGTACAGCATGTCGTCGGGTGGTTCGAGCGGCGGAAGCTCGGGCGGACATACCTGGGGCAGCAGTGGTGGCAGCTCGGGCGGCAGCAGCGGCCTGTTCAAGCACCACTGGAAGAAGAAGTGGCACGGCAGCAGCGGTTCGTCGGGCGGTTCGAGCGGTGGCAGCAGCGGAAGCTGGGGCAGCTCGGGTGGCTCGAGCGGCGGCTCGTCGGGTGGTTCATCCGGCGGCAGCGGTGGCACTTATTACTACGCTCCCATGGAGAGCGAAGTGCCGATGACCGTGCCAACCGATCCATCGACTACACCGATGAATCCAGGCGTTGCTCCGATGACCCCGATGGCACCAGCTCCTGGTCTCGACACCTCGAATCGTCGTGCCGACGGTTTGTTGATGGTCGACGTTCCAGCCGATGCCAAGATTTACGTCAATGGTCAATCGACGTCGAGCACCGGCGAAAACCGCCAGTATGTCTCGCGTAATCTTTCGACCGGCTATAGCTACACCTATGAAGTGAAGGCTGAACTGGTCCGTGACGGTAAGACTCTCGAAGTGGTGAAGACGGTCGATCTCCGCGCTGGCGAAACCGCCAACGTTGCTTTCGATTTCGAAAGTGCCAAGAGCGTTGAAACCTCGCTGACGCTGCACGTTCCAGCCGATGCGAAGGTCTACCTGGCTGGCCGCGAAACCAAGGCTCAAGGGGAAACTCGCGTATTCCGCACCACCGGCCTCTCGGGCGACAACGCCTGGAAGGATTACACCGTCCGCGTGGAATGGAACCGTGGTGGCCAAACCTTCTCGAAGGAAGAGAAAGTTTCGCTCCGTGGCGGCGAGACCAAGGAACTCACTTTCGACTTCGAAGGTGACAAGGTCGCTGCTCGCAACTAA
- a CDS encoding aldolase/citrate lyase family protein, whose amino-acid sequence MRKNIVKEKLHRGEVSYGTWLSLGDLYATRVLARMGWDWLTLDIEHSAIDWSQAAMIFGAVADAGCVPLARVPEGQHHLIKRVLDAGAWGVVVPMVDTVEQAKAAIAAAYYPPVGNRSVGGGMHAMNFDATAGDYYAQANDNILVVLQTESPRGVANAEAIYSLPGVDAIFIGPNDLRFQMRQPDGTFPTAEEHEAAVQAVIAAGKKTGCATGIHAMDPDNAKERAAQGMQFLAVGSDLRLMTLESQRTLSVLHPDRSTKDLARY is encoded by the coding sequence ATGCGAAAAAATATCGTCAAAGAAAAGCTACATCGTGGTGAAGTTAGCTACGGCACTTGGCTTTCGCTGGGGGACCTCTATGCCACCCGCGTGCTAGCGCGCATGGGTTGGGACTGGCTGACACTCGATATCGAACACTCCGCAATCGACTGGTCGCAAGCGGCCATGATTTTTGGTGCCGTGGCCGACGCTGGATGCGTGCCACTCGCGCGTGTCCCCGAGGGGCAGCATCACCTGATTAAGCGTGTGCTTGATGCCGGTGCCTGGGGGGTTGTCGTACCGATGGTCGACACCGTGGAGCAAGCCAAAGCGGCTATCGCCGCCGCTTATTATCCACCGGTTGGAAATCGAAGCGTCGGGGGTGGCATGCACGCCATGAATTTCGATGCCACCGCAGGAGACTACTACGCTCAAGCCAACGACAACATCTTGGTGGTGTTGCAGACCGAGAGTCCCCGTGGCGTCGCGAACGCCGAAGCAATCTATAGCCTGCCGGGGGTCGATGCCATTTTCATCGGTCCGAACGATCTGAGGTTCCAGATGCGCCAGCCCGATGGGACCTTTCCCACCGCAGAAGAGCACGAAGCTGCCGTGCAGGCGGTTATCGCTGCGGGTAAGAAAACGGGTTGTGCCACCGGCATACACGCCATGGACCCCGACAACGCCAAAGAGCGCGCCGCCCAAGGCATGCAGTTTCTGGCGGTCGGCAGCGACCTGCGGCTGATGACCCTCGAATCGCAGCGAACCTTGTCGGTGCTGCATCCCGATCGCTCGACCAAGGATTTGGCACGCTACTAA
- a CDS encoding phosphoenolpyruvate hydrolase family protein: protein MALFSRTEILLRLRAKVASGLPIVGGGAGTGISAKMSEAGGVDLLVIYNSGRFRMGGRGSLSGMMPYGDANAIVMDMAREVIPVVKKTPVLAGVCGTDPFRIMKLFLKEVDAAGFSGVQNFPTVGLIDGNFRKNLEETDMGYGLEVDMIKTAAELGLLTTPYCFNPDEATAMAKAGADILIPHMGLTTKGSIGAQTTVTLDDCVTAVQAMHDAAKRVNPEILVLCHGGPIAEPEDAQYILDRTEGIVGFYGASSMERLPVEPAIANRVREFTQLRFKKS, encoded by the coding sequence ATGGCACTCTTCTCACGAACAGAAATTCTTCTTCGACTTCGCGCTAAAGTGGCTTCGGGATTGCCCATCGTTGGTGGTGGTGCCGGAACTGGTATCAGTGCCAAAATGTCGGAAGCAGGGGGTGTCGACCTGCTAGTGATTTACAACTCCGGCCGATTCCGGATGGGGGGGCGCGGATCGTTGTCGGGCATGATGCCGTATGGCGATGCCAACGCAATTGTGATGGACATGGCTCGCGAAGTGATTCCGGTGGTCAAGAAAACACCGGTGCTGGCTGGTGTCTGCGGAACCGATCCATTTCGCATCATGAAATTGTTCTTAAAGGAAGTTGACGCTGCTGGCTTCTCGGGCGTTCAAAACTTTCCGACGGTAGGACTCATCGACGGTAATTTTCGCAAGAATCTCGAAGAGACCGACATGGGTTATGGTCTCGAAGTCGACATGATCAAGACTGCCGCCGAATTGGGCTTGCTCACCACTCCGTACTGCTTCAATCCTGACGAAGCAACCGCGATGGCCAAGGCTGGTGCCGACATCTTGATTCCACACATGGGGCTCACTACCAAGGGCTCGATTGGTGCTCAAACGACGGTGACGCTTGACGACTGCGTGACTGCAGTTCAGGCCATGCACGACGCCGCGAAACGGGTGAATCCCGAGATCCTGGTGCTGTGCCATGGAGGTCCGATCGCCGAACCGGAAGATGCGCAGTACATCCTTGATCGCACCGAGGGAATCGTCGGATTCTACGGCGCCAGTAGCATGGAGCGGCTGCCAGTGGAGCCTGCCATTGCCAATCGCGTCAGAGAGTTTACTCAGCTGCGATTCAAAAAGTCGTAA
- a CDS encoding protein-L-isoaspartate(D-aspartate) O-methyltransferase, whose product MIATWMLLLAAMPATAQTKAQYDAARNFMVKEVIVGSGIKDERVIQSMRDTLRHEFVTITHRKNAYLDMALPIGDSQTISSPFIVAYMTESLQPQATDKVLEIGTGSGYQAAILSPLVKEVYSIEIVDSLGKNAAKTLTRLGYKNVFTKVGDGYLGWEEHAPFDKIIVTCSPEKVPKPLEDQLVEGGLMVVPVGQRYEQTLYLFRKRNGKLESEALLPTLFVPMTGKAEDNREIKPDPANPRCANGSFEQEAFPAGGQPGWYYERNIRWETDENSPDGKHHVSFTNSVPGLSSHLLQGFAIDGRKVPELEMKGWVKTDNVIDGPGRDDIAYIIVTLYDENRRQMGHHLLGPFRGTHDWAEKSKKIRIPAQTREGVLRIGLFGATGTASFDGISLQKVVAEIPETSETPSAP is encoded by the coding sequence ATGATTGCCACATGGATGCTGCTGTTGGCTGCCATGCCAGCGACGGCACAAACGAAAGCGCAGTACGACGCCGCCCGCAATTTCATGGTGAAGGAAGTTATCGTTGGTTCGGGGATCAAAGACGAACGTGTGATTCAGTCGATGCGCGACACGCTGCGGCACGAATTTGTCACGATCACGCACCGTAAGAATGCCTACCTCGACATGGCGTTGCCGATCGGCGATTCGCAAACGATCAGCAGTCCGTTTATCGTGGCCTACATGACCGAGTCGCTGCAGCCTCAAGCGACCGACAAGGTGCTCGAAATCGGCACCGGCTCGGGTTATCAAGCAGCCATCTTGAGTCCGCTCGTCAAAGAGGTGTACTCAATTGAAATTGTCGATTCTCTCGGGAAAAACGCTGCCAAAACCCTTACGCGGCTGGGCTACAAAAACGTCTTTACGAAAGTGGGTGACGGTTATCTGGGATGGGAAGAACACGCGCCGTTCGACAAAATTATTGTTACCTGCTCACCCGAAAAAGTTCCCAAACCACTGGAGGATCAACTGGTCGAAGGTGGGCTGATGGTGGTTCCTGTGGGACAGCGTTACGAGCAGACGCTCTACCTGTTTCGCAAACGCAATGGAAAACTCGAATCCGAAGCGCTCCTCCCCACCCTGTTTGTGCCGATGACGGGCAAAGCCGAGGACAACCGGGAAATTAAGCCCGATCCGGCGAATCCCCGGTGCGCGAACGGGAGTTTCGAACAGGAAGCGTTTCCGGCAGGTGGTCAGCCTGGCTGGTATTACGAGCGGAATATTCGATGGGAGACCGACGAGAATTCCCCCGACGGAAAACACCATGTGAGCTTCACTAATTCCGTTCCAGGCTTAAGCTCGCACTTGCTGCAAGGATTTGCCATTGATGGTCGTAAGGTCCCCGAACTGGAGATGAAGGGGTGGGTGAAGACCGACAACGTGATCGACGGCCCAGGTCGAGATGACATTGCTTATATTATTGTGACGCTTTACGACGAGAATCGTCGGCAAATGGGGCATCACTTGCTGGGCCCCTTTCGCGGCACACATGACTGGGCCGAGAAGAGTAAGAAGATTCGCATTCCAGCGCAAACACGCGAAGGTGTATTGCGAATCGGTTTGTTCGGCGCGACGGGGACGGCGAGCTTCGATGGGATTTCGCTGCAAAAAGTAGTTGCGGAAATCCCTGAAACCTCAGAGACTCCATCAGCCCCCTAA
- a CDS encoding sulfatase, which produces MQRLWNLYFIATAGLLLSFLGGAQAAAAERPNILWISLEDISPDLGCYGDAYAITPNLDKFASEGARFARAFTHAGVCAPSRSGIITGMYPTSIGTHYMRCKGVPPAYVKCFPEYLRAAGYYCTNDTKTDYNFDVPVSAWDDTRPGAHYKNRPRSDQPFFAVINLTSTHESQVRLAPSAQQVRRNSLSEQERHDPAKAVLPPYYPDTPVVRQDWANYYDNLTFADKQVGKILAELDAAGLANKTIVVCFGDHGRGLSRAKRWVYDSGIRVPLMVRWPSKIAPGTVRDDLVAFVDLAPTMLALAGIERPQHFQGQVFLGDAAAAPRDYIYAARDRMDETLDIIRAVRDKRFKYIRNYRPDLPYAQHIAYMDEMPMMKEWRKLHAEGKLEGPSKLFFAPTKPLEELYDTDADPHEINNLAEDPKFAKDLERLRAAHLAWRESTGDLGLIPEAEVMERARPSGKFATTSSPVITKSEEKLTITCATEGASIVYRWETEAADDAPAEAGDLPREKPAGKAKGKQQAGGRGTNVSWRLYTGPMPVVHGAKLRAKACRLGYLDSEVAVLLAE; this is translated from the coding sequence ATGCAGCGACTATGGAATCTGTACTTCATCGCTACTGCGGGACTGCTGCTGAGTTTCTTGGGAGGAGCGCAAGCCGCTGCTGCCGAGCGGCCGAATATCCTGTGGATCTCGCTCGAGGATATCAGCCCCGATTTGGGGTGTTACGGCGACGCATATGCCATCACCCCCAATCTCGACAAATTCGCAAGTGAAGGGGCCCGATTTGCCCGCGCGTTCACGCATGCGGGTGTTTGCGCACCGAGCCGTTCGGGCATTATCACAGGGATGTATCCGACGTCGATCGGCACACACTACATGCGCTGCAAAGGTGTCCCTCCAGCCTATGTAAAGTGTTTTCCCGAATACCTGCGAGCAGCCGGGTATTACTGCACCAACGATACCAAAACCGACTACAACTTCGACGTTCCCGTGAGTGCCTGGGATGACACGCGGCCCGGCGCACACTACAAGAATCGCCCTCGCTCGGATCAACCATTCTTTGCGGTGATTAACCTCACTTCAACGCACGAGAGTCAGGTGCGACTCGCGCCGAGTGCTCAGCAAGTTCGTCGCAACTCGCTTAGCGAACAAGAGCGGCACGATCCGGCCAAGGCAGTTCTGCCACCGTACTATCCCGACACGCCTGTGGTGCGACAGGACTGGGCCAACTACTACGACAATCTTACCTTCGCTGATAAGCAGGTCGGGAAAATTTTGGCCGAGCTCGACGCAGCCGGATTGGCCAACAAAACGATTGTTGTCTGTTTTGGAGACCACGGTCGCGGTCTTTCGCGAGCTAAACGCTGGGTCTACGACTCCGGCATTCGCGTGCCTCTGATGGTGCGTTGGCCCTCCAAAATTGCTCCCGGAACGGTACGTGATGACCTTGTCGCTTTCGTCGATCTCGCACCAACGATGCTTGCTCTCGCTGGGATTGAGCGTCCGCAACATTTTCAAGGTCAGGTGTTTCTCGGAGACGCAGCAGCAGCGCCACGCGATTACATCTATGCTGCTCGCGACCGGATGGATGAAACGCTCGATATCATTCGCGCCGTGCGAGACAAGCGTTTCAAGTACATCCGCAACTATCGCCCCGATCTTCCGTATGCTCAGCACATCGCTTACATGGATGAGATGCCAATGATGAAAGAGTGGCGTAAGCTGCATGCGGAAGGAAAGCTCGAAGGACCATCGAAGCTGTTCTTCGCACCCACGAAGCCGCTCGAAGAACTCTACGATACCGACGCCGATCCGCATGAAATCAACAACCTCGCTGAAGATCCCAAGTTTGCCAAGGATCTCGAGCGTCTCCGGGCGGCCCACTTAGCATGGCGTGAATCGACCGGCGATTTGGGGCTGATTCCTGAAGCGGAAGTGATGGAGCGAGCGCGTCCTTCCGGAAAATTCGCGACGACCTCGAGCCCCGTTATTACGAAGTCGGAAGAGAAGTTGACGATCACTTGTGCTACCGAGGGCGCATCGATTGTGTATCGCTGGGAAACCGAGGCGGCTGATGATGCGCCAGCAGAAGCTGGAGATTTGCCACGCGAAAAACCTGCTGGTAAAGCCAAGGGAAAGCAGCAGGCAGGGGGACGCGGCACGAATGTAAGCTGGCGGCTTTACACAGGCCCGATGCCGGTGGTTCATGGTGCCAAGCTACGTGCCAAAGCGTGTCGGTTGGGGTATCTCGACAGTGAAGTCGCGGTGCTGCTGGCCGAGTGA
- a CDS encoding Tm-1-like ATP-binding domain-containing protein — protein MAVYLFATLDTKGPEAEYLRDALRAMGVQVVVVDTGCIGSPSFSGDVSRNELFVRAGTSLAAMVEKNDRGSAVTKAAEGAVVIVREALSRGNLDGVIALGGSAGSTIGTAAMRALPIGVPKVMVSTLASGQTRQFVGDKDIFMLNSIVDIAGINRVSRKILSQAAAAMAGLVKLRPAETQTSDRPIVVASMFGVTTPCVLRAREVLEKEGYEVLVFHATGNGGRAMESLVRDGLVAGVLDITTTELADELVGGELSAGPERLTAAAACGVPQVVSVGAVDMVNFGPRENVPAKFEGRKFHVHNAVVTLMRTTPEENAKLGTEIAQKVSASKGPATILLPLLGVSAIDREGGAFCDTAAREALFQGIREHHGSTKLTEMNHHINDPEFAEAAAHELLELMRSVAVKKATASTVA, from the coding sequence ATGGCAGTTTATCTCTTTGCAACGCTGGATACCAAAGGTCCCGAAGCGGAGTACCTCCGCGATGCCCTGCGCGCGATGGGTGTGCAAGTGGTGGTGGTTGATACCGGCTGCATCGGCTCTCCCTCGTTCAGTGGCGATGTTTCGCGGAACGAACTTTTCGTTCGCGCGGGGACATCACTCGCCGCTATGGTCGAAAAGAACGACCGTGGATCTGCGGTGACCAAGGCGGCTGAAGGTGCAGTGGTGATCGTTCGCGAAGCCCTGTCACGTGGAAATCTCGATGGTGTGATCGCCCTCGGAGGTTCCGCCGGCAGCACGATCGGCACCGCAGCGATGCGTGCGCTCCCGATTGGGGTTCCGAAAGTGATGGTGAGCACATTGGCATCAGGCCAAACACGTCAGTTTGTTGGCGACAAAGATATCTTCATGCTCAATTCGATTGTCGACATCGCTGGAATCAACCGCGTTAGTCGCAAAATCTTGTCGCAAGCGGCGGCTGCGATGGCAGGTCTGGTTAAGCTTCGACCTGCCGAGACGCAAACCAGCGATCGTCCGATCGTGGTTGCCAGCATGTTTGGCGTCACAACTCCCTGCGTCTTACGTGCCCGCGAAGTGCTTGAAAAAGAAGGGTACGAAGTGCTCGTGTTTCATGCGACCGGCAATGGTGGCCGGGCGATGGAGTCGCTTGTTCGGGATGGACTCGTTGCTGGTGTTCTCGATATCACGACCACCGAACTGGCCGACGAACTTGTGGGGGGCGAACTTTCAGCGGGGCCTGAGCGTCTTACTGCCGCAGCCGCTTGTGGAGTTCCCCAAGTGGTCTCTGTCGGAGCTGTCGATATGGTGAACTTTGGGCCGCGTGAGAATGTTCCCGCAAAGTTTGAGGGGCGCAAATTCCACGTTCATAATGCGGTCGTTACGCTGATGCGAACCACCCCCGAAGAAAACGCTAAGCTAGGTACCGAGATTGCTCAGAAAGTCTCCGCCTCCAAAGGTCCGGCGACCATCCTCTTGCCTCTACTCGGTGTATCAGCCATCGATCGTGAAGGAGGGGCGTTCTGCGACACAGCAGCCCGTGAAGCGCTTTTCCAGGGGATACGCGAGCATCATGGATCGACCAAGCTCACAGAGATGAATCACCACATCAACGATCCAGAGTTTGCCGAAGCAGCTGCTCACGAGCTTCTCGAACTCATGCGATCGGTTGCTGTGAAGAAGGCGACGGCGTCGACCGTTGCCTAG
- a CDS encoding acetolactate synthase, translating to MSTGEGSTTGFSTMRGRNYPTIRQFTVFLENRVGRLLEVVRRFEGSRVRIVALSINDATECAFVRFLLSDPERGREILERAGLAIIESDLIGVELPDGPQPLLQICTALLQAEINIVQAYPLIVRPHGRPAVALMVDNLEMAMETLNNKGFTMITEGDLVDEEEPN from the coding sequence ATGAGCACCGGAGAGGGTTCAACAACCGGATTTTCCACCATGCGTGGCCGGAACTATCCCACGATTCGCCAATTCACCGTGTTTCTCGAGAACCGGGTCGGACGGCTCCTGGAAGTGGTGCGCCGCTTCGAAGGGAGCCGCGTTCGCATTGTTGCGCTCTCGATCAACGACGCCACTGAATGTGCGTTCGTTCGATTCCTGCTCAGCGATCCCGAGCGCGGTCGCGAAATCCTCGAGCGGGCTGGACTTGCGATTATCGAAAGCGATTTGATCGGCGTTGAGCTTCCCGATGGCCCACAACCTCTGCTGCAAATCTGCACCGCCCTGCTGCAAGCAGAAATCAACATCGTGCAGGCATATCCGCTGATCGTGCGGCCGCACGGTCGCCCCGCAGTCGCCCTGATGGTCGACAACCTCGAGATGGCGATGGAAACCCTCAATAACAAGGGTTTCACGATGATTACCGAAGGGGACTTGGTCGACGAAGAAGAACCCAACTAG